The Muntiacus reevesi chromosome 7, mMunRee1.1, whole genome shotgun sequence genome includes a region encoding these proteins:
- the CTXN2 gene encoding cortexin-2, with amino-acid sequence MSSTYCGNTSAKMSVNEVSAFSLTLEQKTGFAFVGILCIFLGLLIIRCFKILLDPYSSMPSSTWEDEVEEFDKGTFEYALA; translated from the coding sequence ATGAGTAGTACCTACTGTGGCAACACTTCAGCTAAGATGAGTGTCAACGAAGTGTCAGCTTTCTCATTGACTCTGGAGCAGAAAACTGGCTTCGCTTTTGTTGGGATTTTGTGTATCTTCTTGGGACTTCTTATTATCAGATGCTTCAAAATCCTGTTAGACCCATATAGTAGCATGCCTTCCTCTACATGGGAAGATGAAGTAGAAGAGTTTGATAAAGGAACATTTGAATATGCACTTGCCTGA